The following proteins are encoded in a genomic region of Musa acuminata AAA Group cultivar baxijiao chromosome BXJ2-11, Cavendish_Baxijiao_AAA, whole genome shotgun sequence:
- the LOC103972065 gene encoding CEN-like protein 1: protein MTRMLDPLTVGRVIGDVFDSFNPSVKLEVVYGPNKRVYNGHEFMPSAVCAKPRVEIGGDDMRSFYTLILTDPDAPSPSDPHLREHLHWIVTDIPGTTNVSFGREIVGYEAPKPFIGIHRYVFVLFKQKGRQTVYAPASRDHFSTRDFSEENGLGLPVAAVYFNAQRETAARRR from the exons ATGACTAGAATGTTGGATCCGCTTACGGTGGGGAGAGTGATAGGAGATGTGTTCGATTCTTTCAACCCTAGCGTGAAGCTGGAGGTCGTTTACGGTCCCAACAAGCGCGTCTACAATGGCCATGAGTTCATGCCTTCTGCTGTATGTGCAAAACCCCGGGTGGAGATTGGTGGAGATGATATGAGGAGCTTCTACACTCTT ATACTGACAGACCCAGATGCTCCGAGTCCGAGTGATCCGCACTTACGAGAACATCTCCACTG GATTGTTACCGACATTCCCGGCACAACTAATGTGTCTTTTG GTAGAGAAATAGTCGGCTATGAGGCTCCGAAGCCTTTCATCGGCATCCACAGGTACGTGTTTGTCCTCTTCAAGCAGAAAGGAAGGCAGACCGTGTACGCACCGGCTTCCAGAGACCACTTCAGCACGCGAGACTTCTCCGAGGAGAACGGCCTCGGCCTGCCGGTAGCGGCAGTCTACTTCAATGCCCAAAGAGAAACAGCCGCAAGAAGAAGATGA
- the LOC135626752 gene encoding probable E3 ubiquitin-protein ligase XBOS33 isoform X2, translated as MGNSLGCSASGERLVSAARDGDLVEARMLLEFNPGLAKYSTFRGLNSPLHFAAAKGHNEIVTLLLENGADVNLRNYCGQTALMQASRHGHWEVVQTLVIFRSIVTRADYLSGRTALHFAAFGGHVRCIRLLVADFIPSAPYEVIGSVKDGRGKGNSKGSSPDSSLDSKHDRFALLKFVDKPADGGVTALHMAALNGYFDCLQLLLDLGANVSAVTFHYGAGSTLLHFAACGGNLKCCQMLLARGASRLTLNCNGWLPLDVAKIWGRRCLEPLLNPNSELTVPIFPLSNYLSLPLMSLLNIARESGLHSSIDSDDNDLCAVCLERACSVAAEGCGHELCLRCALYLCSASNTPSQIASPPGSIACPLCRNGIVSFVRLPGTPAKGLKPNLALSLCNPCILPPRAVDIPATSCRTEVRRNRVAAVSSELICPLACTPFPSAIPTCATCNGDPFPSNESQGEVQSQRLPHSSHATPGELEKMEEPRVDASCSGMFWSRRSCHREHQCNSEIDS; from the exons ATGGGGAACTCACTGGGGTGCTCGGCCTCTGGGGAGAGGCTGGTGTCGGCGGCGAGGGACGGTGACCTGGTGGAGGCGCGGATGCTGCTGGAGTTCAACCCCGGCCTCGCCAAGTACTCCACCTTCCGTGGCCTCAACTCCCCGCTCCATTTCGCTGCCGCCAAGGGCCACAACGAG ATCGTCACGCTGCTGCTGGAGAACGGCGCCGACGTGAATCTAAGAAACTATTGTGGCCAA ACAGCGTTGATGCAAGCGTCCCGGCACGGGCACTGGGAGGTGGTGCAGACTCTGGTCATCTTCAGAAGCATT GTTACACGAGCGGACTACTTGAGCGGCCGCACAGCCCTGCACTTCGCGGCGTTCGGCGGGCATGTCCGGTGCATCAGGTTGTTGGTTGCAGATTTCATTCCAAGTGCTCCCTATGAAGTGATTGGTTCTGTCAAGGACGGCAGGGGCAAAGGGAACAGCAAAGGAAGCAGCCCAGATTCTTCCCTTGACAGTAAACATGATCGGTT TGCTCTGCTGAAGTTCGTCGACAAGCCTGCTGATGGAGGTGTCACGGCTCTGCACATGGCAGCCCTTAATGGTTACTTCGATTGCTTACAGCTCTTACTGGATTTAGGTGCCAATGTCTCAGCAGTTACATTTCATTATG GAGCTGGAAGCACTCTTTTGCATTTTGCTGCTTGTGGTGGGAATCTCAAATGTTGCCAG ATGCTTCTTGCGAGAGGTGCTAGCAGGTTGACATTGAACTGCAATGG GTGGCTTCCACTTGATGTTGCAAAGATATGGGGACGTCGTTGCTTGGAGCCATTACTGAACCCCAATTCTGAATTGACTGTACCCATATTTCCACTATCAAATTATCTTTCGTTACCACTTATGAGCCTACTTAACATAGCAAG AGAGTCTGGGTTGCATTCCTCGATTGACTCTGATGACAATGATCTTTGTGCTGTTTGCCTTGAACGGGCCTGCAGTGTAGCTGCAGAAG GCTGTGGCCATGAACTCTGCTTAAGGTGCGCTCTCTACCTTTGTTCGGCCAGCAACACTCCATCTCAAATTGCCAGCCCACCGGGATCAATTGCATGCCCTCTCTGCCGAAATGGCATCGTCTCTTTCGTCAGATTACCCGGAACACCTGCGAAGGGGCTCAAACCAAACCTAGCACTCAGCCTCTGCAACCCCTGCATTCTACCACCCCGTGCTGTCGATATTCCTGCCACGAGTTGTCGAACAGAGGTTCGAAGGAATCGGGTGGCTGCAGTGTCATCAGAGCTTATCTGCCCACTCGCTTGCACCCCCTTCCCCTCTGCCATCCCTACCTGCGCCACCTGCAATGGCGACCCATTCCCATCAAATGAATCCCAGGGAGAAGTTCAATCACAAAGGCTTCCTCACTCTTCGCATGCTACACCCGGTGAGCTGGAGAAGATGGAAGAGCCAAGGGTAGACGCAAGTTGCTCAGGTATGTTCTGGAGTCGAAGAAGTTGCCACAGAGAGCATCAGTGCAACTCAGAGATAGATTCTTAG
- the LOC135626751 gene encoding homeobox-leucine zipper protein ROC5-like, whose protein sequence is MSFGGLFDMPYGSSAALPAGAISHPPLLSPSLHKSIFSSPGLSLALQTNLDAHRDRNLVPAVGGDGEDLDSARRRKQDENDSRSGSDNLEGGSEDDLELENPRKKKKYHRHTPQQIQELEALFKECPHPDEKQRMELSKRLCLEPRQVKFWFQNRRTQMKTQMERYENSILKQENDKLRAENLSIREAMRNPMCCNCGGPVVLGEISLEEQHLRIEYARLKDELDRVCALAGKFLGKPVSALAGPLALPTPNSSLELAVGTNGFAGLGSVAAATLPPLADFTSGTSSPLGTVITPGRALGAGAIGGVDTSQEKFVFLELALAAMDELVKMAEMEEPLWIPSLDAGRETLNYVEYDRCFPRCVGAKPNGFASEATRETGLVIINSSALVETLMDAARWADMFPSVIAKATAADVISSGMAATRNGALQLMHAELQVLSPLVPVRDVSFLRFCKQLSEGAWAIVDVSIDGIRGNPSAPPAKMTCCRLPSGCVVQDMPNGYSKVTWVEHAEYDETTVHPLYRPLLRSGLALGARRWVATLQRQCQSLAILMSSSLSHDDNTAVTPSGRRSMLKLAQRMTDNFCAGVCASSAREWNKLGGGVNIGEDVRVMTRQSVADPGEPPGVVLSAATSVWLPLSPQRLFDFLRNEQLRSQWDILSNGGPMQEMAHIAKGQNTGNAVSLLRASAVSASQSSMLILQETCTDASGSLVVYAPVDTPAMHLVMSGGDSAYVALLPSGFAILPDGGGGGAHKAGGSLLTVAFQILVNSQPTAKLTVESVETVNNLISCTVQKIKAALNCEP, encoded by the exons ATGAGTTTCGGGGGTTTGTTCGACATGCCGTATGGCAGCTCCGCCGCTTTGCCCGCCGGCGCCATCTCCCACCCGCCCCTCCTCTCGCCCTCACTCCATAAGTCCATATTCAGCTCCCCAGGCCTCTCCCTCGCCCTG CAAACGAACTTGGACGCGCACAGGGATCGAAACTTGGTCCCCGCCGTCGGAGGAGACGGAGAAGACCTGGATTCGGCTCGTCGGAGAAAGCAAGATGAGAACGATAGCAGATCAGGGAGCGATAATCTGGAAGGCGGATCTGAAGACGATTTGGAGCTAGAGAATCCCCGGAAGAAGAAGAAATACCACCGCCACACCCCTCAGCAGATCCAGGAGCTGGAAGC CCTTTTCAAGGAATGCCCCCACCCCGACGAGAAGCAAAGGATGGAGCTCAGCAAGAGGCTCTGTTTGGAGCCTCGCCAGGTCAAGTTCTGGTTCCAGAACCGGCGAACACAGATGAAG ACCCAGATGGAGCGGTACGAGAACAGCATCCTCAAGCAAGAGAACGATAAGCTTCGAGCGGAGAACCTGTCCATCAGAGAGGCCATGAGGAACCCCATGTGCTGCAACTGCGGTGGCCCCGTGGTGCTCGGCGAGATCTCTCTCGAGGAGCAGCACCTGAGAATCGAGTATGCTCGCCTGAAGGATGAGCTCGACCGGGTCTGCGCCCTTGCCGGGAAGTTCCTCGGCAAGCCCGTGTCTGCCTTGGCCGGCCCACTCGCTCTCCCGACCCCGAACTCTTCGCTGGAGCTCGCGGTCGGTACGAATGGCTTTGCCGGCCTCGGTTCGGTGGCGGCCGCTACCTTGCCTCCGCTGGCTGATTTCACCTCTGGAACCTCAAGCCCTCTAGGCACCGTAATAACCCCCGGGCGGGCTCTCGGCGCTGGAGCCATCGGTGGGGTGGACACGTCCCAGGAGAAGTTCGTGTTCTTGGAGCTTGCACTCGCTGCCATGGATGAACTGGTGAAGATGGCCGAGATGGAGGAGCCTCTGTGGATCCCGAGCTTGGACGCGGGGAGGGAAACACTGAACTACGTCGAGTACGACCGGTGCTTCCCTCGGTGCGTTGGGGCCAAGCCCAATGGTTTCGCGTCGGAGGCCACCAGGGAGACCGGCTTGGTCATCATCAACAGCTCAGCCCTCGTCGAGACTCTCATGGACGCT GCTCGATGGGCAGATATGTTCCCTTCTGTGATCGCAAAAGCGACCGCTGCAGACGTGATCTCCAGCGGCATGGCCGCGACTAGAAACGGTGCACTCCAGCTT ATGCATGCGGAGCTCCAAGTTCTCTCTCCCTTGGTTCCCGTTCGGGATGTCAGTTTCCTTAGGTTCTGCAAGCAGTTGTCCGAGGGCGCTTGGGCCATAGTCGACGTTTCCATCGACGGAATTAGAGGCAACCCGTCTGCTCCTCCGGCTAAAATGACATGCTGCAGGCTTCCTTCTGGGTGCGTAGTGCAAGATATGCCTAATGGGTATTCCAAG GTCACATGGGTGGAGCACGCCGAGTACGACGAGACTACAGTTCACCCGCTGTACCGCCCGCTGCTGCGCTCCGGTTTGGCCCTCGGCGCACGCCGCTGGGTCGCGACACTCCAGCGCCAGTGCCAGTCCCTCGCCATCCTCatgtcctcctccctctcccacGATGACAACACCG CGGTGACGCCGAGCGGGCGGAGGAGCATGCTGAAGCTGGCGCAGCGGATGACCGACAACTTCTGCGCGGGGGTCTGCGCGTCGTCGGCTCGCGAGTGGAACAAGCTGGGCGGAGGGGTCAACATCGGGGAGGACGTGCGGGTGATGACGAGGCAGAGCGTGGCCGACCCAGGGGAGCCGCCGGGCGTGGTTCTCAGCGCCGCTACCTCGGTGTGGCTCCCGCTCTCGCCACAGCGCCTGTTCGACTTCCTCCGCAACGAGCAACTCCGGAGCCAGTGGGACATCCTCTCCAACGGCGGGCCAATGCAGGAGATGGCCCACATCGCCAAGGGCCAGAACACCGGCAACGCCGTTTCCCTTCTCCGTGCCAGC GCCGTGAGTGCAAGCCAGAGCAGCATGCTGATACTGCAGGAGACGTGCACGGACGCGTCGGGATCATTGGTGGTGTACGCGCCGGTGGACACCCCGGCCATGCACCTCGTCATGAGCGGCGGCGACTCCGCCTACGTCGCCCTCCTCCCCTCCGGCTTCGCCATCCTCccggacggcggcggcggcggtgcgcACAAGGCCGGGGGCTCGCTGCTGACGGTGGCGTTCCAGATCCTGGTGAACAGTCAGCCAACGGCGAAACTGACGGTGGAGTCGGTGGAGACCGTCAACAACCTCATATCGTGCACCGTCCAAAAGATCAAGGCGGCGCTCAACTGCGAGCCGTAA
- the LOC135626752 gene encoding probable E3 ubiquitin-protein ligase XBOS33 isoform X1, with protein MGNSLGCSASGERLVSAARDGDLVEARMLLEFNPGLAKYSTFRGLNSPLHFAAAKGHNEIVTLLLENGADVNLRNYCGQTALMQASRHGHWEVVQTLVIFRSIVTRADYLSGRTALHFAAFGGHVRCIRLLVADFIPSAPYEVIGSVKDGRGKGNSKGSSPDSSLDSKHDRFALLKFVDKPADGGVTALHMAALNGYFDCLQLLLDLGANVSAVTFHYGVSDNSIGAGSTLLHFAACGGNLKCCQMLLARGASRLTLNCNGWLPLDVAKIWGRRCLEPLLNPNSELTVPIFPLSNYLSLPLMSLLNIARESGLHSSIDSDDNDLCAVCLERACSVAAEGCGHELCLRCALYLCSASNTPSQIASPPGSIACPLCRNGIVSFVRLPGTPAKGLKPNLALSLCNPCILPPRAVDIPATSCRTEVRRNRVAAVSSELICPLACTPFPSAIPTCATCNGDPFPSNESQGEVQSQRLPHSSHATPGELEKMEEPRVDASCSGMFWSRRSCHREHQCNSEIDS; from the exons ATGGGGAACTCACTGGGGTGCTCGGCCTCTGGGGAGAGGCTGGTGTCGGCGGCGAGGGACGGTGACCTGGTGGAGGCGCGGATGCTGCTGGAGTTCAACCCCGGCCTCGCCAAGTACTCCACCTTCCGTGGCCTCAACTCCCCGCTCCATTTCGCTGCCGCCAAGGGCCACAACGAG ATCGTCACGCTGCTGCTGGAGAACGGCGCCGACGTGAATCTAAGAAACTATTGTGGCCAA ACAGCGTTGATGCAAGCGTCCCGGCACGGGCACTGGGAGGTGGTGCAGACTCTGGTCATCTTCAGAAGCATT GTTACACGAGCGGACTACTTGAGCGGCCGCACAGCCCTGCACTTCGCGGCGTTCGGCGGGCATGTCCGGTGCATCAGGTTGTTGGTTGCAGATTTCATTCCAAGTGCTCCCTATGAAGTGATTGGTTCTGTCAAGGACGGCAGGGGCAAAGGGAACAGCAAAGGAAGCAGCCCAGATTCTTCCCTTGACAGTAAACATGATCGGTT TGCTCTGCTGAAGTTCGTCGACAAGCCTGCTGATGGAGGTGTCACGGCTCTGCACATGGCAGCCCTTAATGGTTACTTCGATTGCTTACAGCTCTTACTGGATTTAGGTGCCAATGTCTCAGCAGTTACATTTCATTATGGTGTGTCAGATAATTCGATAG GAGCTGGAAGCACTCTTTTGCATTTTGCTGCTTGTGGTGGGAATCTCAAATGTTGCCAG ATGCTTCTTGCGAGAGGTGCTAGCAGGTTGACATTGAACTGCAATGG GTGGCTTCCACTTGATGTTGCAAAGATATGGGGACGTCGTTGCTTGGAGCCATTACTGAACCCCAATTCTGAATTGACTGTACCCATATTTCCACTATCAAATTATCTTTCGTTACCACTTATGAGCCTACTTAACATAGCAAG AGAGTCTGGGTTGCATTCCTCGATTGACTCTGATGACAATGATCTTTGTGCTGTTTGCCTTGAACGGGCCTGCAGTGTAGCTGCAGAAG GCTGTGGCCATGAACTCTGCTTAAGGTGCGCTCTCTACCTTTGTTCGGCCAGCAACACTCCATCTCAAATTGCCAGCCCACCGGGATCAATTGCATGCCCTCTCTGCCGAAATGGCATCGTCTCTTTCGTCAGATTACCCGGAACACCTGCGAAGGGGCTCAAACCAAACCTAGCACTCAGCCTCTGCAACCCCTGCATTCTACCACCCCGTGCTGTCGATATTCCTGCCACGAGTTGTCGAACAGAGGTTCGAAGGAATCGGGTGGCTGCAGTGTCATCAGAGCTTATCTGCCCACTCGCTTGCACCCCCTTCCCCTCTGCCATCCCTACCTGCGCCACCTGCAATGGCGACCCATTCCCATCAAATGAATCCCAGGGAGAAGTTCAATCACAAAGGCTTCCTCACTCTTCGCATGCTACACCCGGTGAGCTGGAGAAGATGGAAGAGCCAAGGGTAGACGCAAGTTGCTCAGGTATGTTCTGGAGTCGAAGAAGTTGCCACAGAGAGCATCAGTGCAACTCAGAGATAGATTCTTAG